A genomic stretch from Rhodomicrobium vannielii ATCC 17100 includes:
- a CDS encoding SOS response-associated peptidase, which translates to MCGRFTQLFSCPEILAFYRIVGDICPDLAASWNVAPTNQAVVIAGSCGGLALTRMAFGLIPPWAKGPAIGSKLINARAETLSEKPAFRQALQTRRCVIPVSGFYEWGRMGMRTRKSRGASKEPERAAVASGQAPQQSGRQPYYIASAGGTHLSLAGLWEQWNDRLTFAIITVPANPLLATIHERMPAILAAEDARAWIETGDASLLKPYPPDQLSMWPVSRRVNAPGNNDPSLVEAIAEPPHEPRDPARNGGENRVATQFSFPF; encoded by the coding sequence ATGTGCGGGAGGTTCACGCAGCTTTTCTCCTGTCCCGAAATCCTCGCCTTCTACCGCATCGTTGGCGACATCTGCCCTGATCTTGCGGCCTCATGGAACGTCGCGCCGACGAATCAGGCGGTCGTCATCGCGGGAAGCTGCGGCGGGCTTGCGCTGACGCGTATGGCGTTCGGCCTCATTCCGCCCTGGGCGAAAGGTCCGGCCATCGGCTCGAAACTGATTAACGCGCGGGCCGAGACGCTGAGCGAGAAGCCGGCGTTCCGCCAGGCCTTGCAGACCCGGCGTTGCGTCATTCCCGTTTCGGGCTTCTATGAGTGGGGTCGCATGGGGATGCGCACGCGCAAAAGCCGGGGCGCATCCAAAGAGCCGGAGCGAGCTGCCGTGGCATCGGGGCAAGCGCCGCAGCAGTCCGGGCGACAGCCATATTACATCGCAAGCGCGGGAGGTACGCATTTATCGCTCGCCGGCTTGTGGGAGCAGTGGAACGACCGCCTGACTTTCGCGATCATCACCGTGCCGGCCAATCCCTTGCTCGCGACAATACACGAGCGCATGCCCGCCATTCTTGCCGCCGAGGATGCCCGCGCATGGATCGAGACGGGAGACGCGTCCTTGCTCAAGCCCTATCCGCCCGATCAATTGTCTATGTGGCCCGTCTCGCGGCGGGTCAACGCACCTGGCAACAACGATCCGAGCCTTGTCGAAGCTATTGCCGAGCCGCCCCATGAGCCGCGAGACCCGGCGCGTAACGGCGGGGAGAACCGCGTGGCGACCCAATTCAGCTTTCCGTTTTAG
- a CDS encoding cytochrome c-type biogenesis protein, giving the protein MNAKRQRPILALLALMFAAAATPALAVDPQEQLKDAALEKRAREISGGLRCLVCQNQSIDDSDAPLAKDLRIIVRQQLEKGQTNGEVLDYVVARYGNFVLLKPPFTFNTFLLWAAPVLLIGGGLLLAARLVRRKPVETVRAKPLTPEEQAELQALLDGERRS; this is encoded by the coding sequence ATGAACGCAAAACGCCAGCGCCCCATCCTCGCGCTCCTCGCCCTGATGTTCGCCGCAGCGGCCACGCCCGCGCTCGCCGTCGACCCGCAGGAGCAATTGAAAGACGCGGCGCTTGAAAAGCGCGCCCGCGAAATTTCGGGCGGGCTCCGCTGCCTCGTTTGTCAGAATCAGTCCATCGACGATTCCGACGCGCCGCTTGCGAAGGATCTACGCATCATCGTCCGCCAGCAGCTCGAAAAAGGGCAGACGAACGGGGAAGTGCTGGATTACGTCGTGGCGCGGTACGGTAACTTCGTGCTGCTGAAGCCGCCGTTCACATTCAACACATTTTTACTCTGGGCCGCACCGGTGCTGCTCATCGGTGGCGGGCTCTTGCTCGCCGCGCGACTCGTCCGACGCAAGCCCGTCGAAACGGTACGCGCAAAGCCGCTCACGCCGGAAGAGCAGGCCGAGTTGCAGGCGCTTCTCGACGGTGAAAGGCGCTCCTGA